In the Candidatus Delongbacteria bacterium genome, CCGCAAGGGCGGTTTCTTCATCCCATCCAAGATCGACCTGCCCGCCTATCCCTACGAACCCTATCAGCACGCGGACGGCGAGCCCGGGCCGCTGGACCGCCCGGCGCCCAGCCTTTATCCGCTGGCCGACGAGGTGCTGGCCCAGGGATTGTGCGACGCCACGGTCCCCGGCCTGCAGGGCCGCAATCTCAAGGCCTGGATGGTTTATGGCAGCAACCTGCCCACCACCCTGCCCGACCCCAAGCGCGTCTACGAGGCGATCCAGAAGCTCGACTTCCTGGTCACCGTGGACGTGCTGCCCGCCGAGATCTGCGGCTGGTCAGACATCGTGCTGCCGGAGTCCACCTACCTCGAGCGCTGCGACGACCTGCATAACCCGCCCTACCGCGAACCCTACGTGGCCGTGCGCCAGGAAGTGGTGCCGCCCATGTACGAGAGCAAGCCGGGCTGGTGGATCGCCAAAGAGCTGGCCCCGCGGCTGGGCGTGGAGCGCTTCTTCCCCTGGAAGGACTCGCTGGAGTACGCCAAGCAGCGCGTCCAGGCCGCCGGGCTCTCGTGTGACACGCTGGAGCGGGACGGCGTGGCCCTGGCGCCCCGGCCGGCCCTCTACTTCGAGGAGGGCGCGCCGGCGGACTTCCCGACGGAGTCCGGCAAGATCGAGCTCTACTCCGCCACCCTGGCCGGGATGGGCTTCGATCCCATGCCCCTCTACACGGATCACGGCGACCCGCCCGCCGGCTACTTCCGCCTGCTCTTCGGCCGGGCGCCCACGCACACCTTCGGGCGCACCACCAACAACCGCCTGCTCTCCGCGACCTTCAAGGAGAACGAGGTCTGGGTGAACGCCGAAGCCGCGGCGCGCTGGGGCCTGAAGCCCGGCGACCGCGTCAAACTGCAGAACCAGGACGGCGTCCTGTCCACCTTCAGCGCGCCCGTCAAGCTCACCCAGCGCATCCGGCCCGACACGGTCTACATCGTGCACGGCTATGGGCGCAAGGCCAAGGGCCTGCGCTTCGTCCATGGCAAGGGAATCGACAGCGCCGAACTGGTGAGCCAGTACAAGACCGATCCCATCATGGGCGGCACGGGCATGAACGTGAACTTCGTCACGCTGGTGCCGGTGGACGCGACCGTGGGCGCGACGGGAGGTGACGCATGAGGCTGACCCGGATGGCCATGGCCGTGGACACGCGCACCTGCGTGGGCTGCGCGGCCTGCGTGATCGGCTGCAAGACCGAGAACGACGTGGCGGAAGGCTACGTGCGCGACTGGATCGTCACGGATTGCACGGGAACCTTTCCCGAGCTGGCGATGAGCGTGCGCAGCGAGCGCTGCAACCACTGCGACAACGCGCCCTGCGTGCGGGCCTGCCCCACGGGCTCGTCCCACTTCGCGGACGACGGCAGCGTGCAGATCAACTCCGACAAGTGCTCGGGCTGCAAGGCCTGTATCACGGCCTGCCCCTACGACGCGCGCTTCGTGGATCCGCGTTCGGGCACCGTGGACAAGTGCACGTTCTGCGCCCACCGGCGCGCCGCGGGGCTGGAGACCACCAGCTGCCAGGAGATCTGCCCCACTTCCTCCATCATCTTCGGCGACCTGGCGGATCCGGGCAGCGCGATTTCCCGCCTGCTGGCCACGCGCGAGTGGTACGTCCTGAGCCCGGACGCCGGCACGCGTCCCCAGCACTTCTTCTTGAAATAGGAGGCCCGGATGCTGGAGCACACCACCACCCGCGTCAACGAAATGATCGACCCCGTGCTGACCGCCTGGCACGGCGAGGTCGCGCTCTACCTCTTCCTGGGCGGCATCACGGCCGGGATCATGATCCTGACCGGCGCGCTGCGCCTCTGGAAGCCCGACGACCAGCCCAGCCTGGCGCTGCGCCTGCTGCCCTGGGCCAGCCTGGCGCTGATCAGCGTGGGCATGCTCTGCCTGTTCATCGACCTGGCCAACCACTGGAACGCCTGGCGCTTCTACCTGATCCTGCGCCCGCAGACCCCCATGAGCTGGGGCGCCTGGATCCTGCTGCTGGTCTATCCGGTGGCCGCGCACTACGCCTGGGCCGAGACCCCGGAGGCCTGGCGCGAGGAAGTGCTGCGCCGCGTGCCGCTCAAGCTCCTGCGCGACTGGGGCGACTGGAGCGTGCGCTCCCGGCGCTTCTTCGGCAAGCTCAGCATCGTGGCCGGCAGCCTGCTGGGCGTCTACACGGGCATCCTGCTGGGCGCCTTCTCCGCCCGCCCCTTCTGGAACAGCGCGTTGCTGGGTCCGCTCTTCCTGGTCTCCGGCGTCAGCACCGGGGCGGCCTTCATCCTGCTCTTCAAGCTGAAACGCGAGGAGCGGGAGTGGTTCGGTCTCATCGACATGCTGCTGATCGTCAGCGAACTGGGCATCCTGGCGCTCTGGATGATCGGCCTGGCGGTGGGCGGCGAGGCCGGCCTGCAGGCCCTGCAGCTGATTCTGGGCGGACCCTGGACGGCGGTCTTCTGGACCCTGGTGGTGGCGCTGGGCCTGCTGGTGCCGCTGGCCGCCGAGTACATCGAGCACCGCCACGGGCTGGCGCCGGGCCGCGCCGCGGCCGTCCTGGTGCTCATCGGCGGCTTCACGCTGCGCTATGTGATGGTGCACGCGGGGCAGGAATCCCACTGGGTCTCCCAGCTGACGGCCCTGCTGCATTAGGCCCAGGCGGCGCTCCCGAAAACTCCCGGACGGAATGACAACGAGGCGAGGAAGATGAATCCAAAACCCTACTGGAACCCCTACCTGGCCGGAGCGCTGCTCGGGCTGGCTCTGCTGGCGGCCTTCGTGGTGGCCGGTCAGGGCCTGGGCGCCAGCGCCTTTCCCAAGCGCGTGCTGGCGGGGGCTTGCGACGTGGTGGCCCCCGACTGGACCTCGGGCAGCGAGGCCTTCGGCAAGTACGTCAAGGCCGGCAGTCCCTATCGCGACTGGCTGATGGTGGAAGTGGTCGGCGTGATCCTGGGCGGCTTCATCGGCGCCGTGAGCGCCGGCCGCTTCAAGTCCGAGACGGTGCGCAGTCCGCGCATCAGCGTGCGCACGCGCTGGTTCTTCGCCGTGGCGGGCGGCATCCTGATGGGCTTCGCCGCCGGACTGGGACGCGGCTGCACCAGCGGGCAGGCCCTCTCCGGCGGAGCCAGTCTGGCGGCGGGCAGTTGGGTCTACATGCTGATGGTCTTCGCGGGCGGCTACGCGCTAGCCCGCCTGATGCGGAGGCAGTGGACATGATGCTCCCGCTGGTTCCCCAGAACGCCTTCGGGCTGGAGGGCGGCCTGCTCACCGCCCTGGTTATCGGCTTCGTGTTCGGGTTCGCCCTGGAGCGGGCGGGCTTCGGCAACGCGCGCAAACTGGCCGCCCAGTTCTACCTCTACGACATGACGGTCTTCAAGGTCATGTTCACGGCCATTATCACGGCCATGAGCGGACTGTTCGCCCTGGCAGCCTGGGGCGTGGTGGACCTCTCGCTGGTCTGGATCAACCCCACCTTCCTGGGACCCCAGCTGGTGGGCGGCTTTCTGCTGGGCGCGGGCTTCCTGGTCAGCGGACTCTGCCCAGGCACGGGCTTCGTCTCGCTGGCCTCCGGCAAGACCGACGCCCTCTTCGCCATCCTGGGAGTGTTCCTGGGCACCCTGCTCTTCGCGCTGGCGCTGGAGACCGTGCCGGCCTTCAACGCCTTTTACACGGCCCCCGGTTCGGGCACGGTGCTGCTCCACGATCTGCTGCACGTGCCCGCTCCCTGGCTGGCGCTGGGCGTGGTGCTGATGGCCCTGGGCTGTTTCGTGGGCGCGGAAAAACTGGAACGGATCTTCGAGCGCAAACTGGACGCCGACCCGGCGAGCGGGCGCGAGCGCAGCCGGGTGGACGACCGACGCGGCAAGTACATCCTGGCGGGCAGCCTGGCCGTGCTCTGCATCGCGGCGGGGTTGACAGGCGGAGCGCCGGCGCCGGCGCCGGCACTGGCCGCCGTGCCACCGTCCTTGGAAGCCGGCGCCCTGGCGGAGGCCTTGATCCGCCGCGAGGCGGGCTGGCTGCTGCTGGACCTGCGCACTGCGGCGGAGCGGGAGTTGATCAAGCTGCCCGGCGCGCAGCCGGTGGAGAAGGTCGGCGAGACGCCGACGGCGCTGCAGGACGCGCCGGAGGGGACGCGCGTGCTGTTGATCGGGTCCGCCGGGCTGGAGCCCGGCGTTCCGGCGGGCTGGCCCGCCGGGCGCGACTACCTCTGGCTGAGCGGCGGAGCCGAGGCCTGGCAGGCCCAGGTGCTGACCCCGGCTCCGGCCGGCGGGGCGACGCTGGAAGACCGCGAGCTCGTGGCGCGCCAGAACCAGATTGCGGCGTACTTCAGCGGGGCGGAGGTGGCCGTCAGCGCCGCCGCGCCGCCGCCCCCGCCCGCCGGCGGTGGCGGGGCCAAGAAAAAGAAGGCCGGGGGCGGTTGCTGAGTCGCCGCGTGCTCCGCGTGAGATTCATGGAAGGGCCGCCCGCCGGGCGGCCCTTTCGCGGGTCCTTCCGGCCGGGGCCTGTTGAAGTTGTGACACGGGCGTCCCCGGCTGGCGGGGCGGGCGGGGGCTCGCTAGGTTGCACCGTCACGTCCACGACCCGGCTTGCCGGCCGCCCCGTCGCCAACCCGCACCGACCGCATGGGCGCCGCCCGACGGAGCGTCTGTCACACAGCGAGAGGACTCCATGCCTGCCCAACCCGATCCCCGCCAGGCCCTGGGAAGCCGGGTCCGCGCCCGGCGCGCCGCCATCCGTGCCTGGATCCACCGGGCCGGCCCGCGGGCCAGCCGCCTCACCAACCTGAGCATCGTCGGCAGCGGACTCTCCGGGCTGCTGACCATCGGCCCGGCCGCCGGCGGTCCCTCCGCCACCGCGGCCATCACCAAGGCCCTGAGCCTGGACGCGCCGGTCTGGCAGCTGCTCTGCGGCGCGGCGGCCCTGAGTTCCTTCGCCGCCTCCACGGCCCTGTTGCTGATCAAGTCGCACGACGTCTCCGGCCGGCTGGCCCGGGCGGAAAGCGCCGACGTCAAGCTCGAAGGGCTGGAGCTGTCGCTGGAGTTGGATTCGGTGGATTTGTCGCGGGCCAGTGAACTCTACACCCAGGCCAGCGCCGAGGTGGCATTCATCCGGGAAGGCGAGTCCGCGTAACGATTCGGTCAGTCTTCGAAGGACCAGCGCACGCCCAGCAACTCCTCGTGCCCGTGCAGGGCCCGCTCTTCCACCCGGGCGTTGTCCACCCGCGAGAAGGGACTGCGTAGCGCCCACCAAAGCGTGAAGCGACGCCGAGTGGCCTCGCACTGGAACCAGAGTTCGGGTCGCTGCCAGAGAGAATTCCCGCTCGCATCCACCGCGCCGTACTCGTGGTGCAGGCCGGCGCTGGCGTTCACGCGCAACTCTCCGCCGTAGAAGGCGCGTTCGTGGCGCAGCGCCGCGTCCAGCAGATAGGATGGGAATTCGCGGGACACCAGGTCGCGGTTGTCGAAGAACCAGCCCTGGTTGAAGCGCAGGAACCAGCCCGGCCGCAGGGTGGCTTCGGCGAAGAGCTGCACGCCCCAATGCAGGTGGTCGTGCCCGCGCCAGCTCCAGCTGCTGTCGCTCACAGGCGTCTCCAGCAGATCATTCTTCAGTTCCACCCGCCAGGCCCGCAGGGAGACGGGCAGCCTGCCCTGCCAGAACGTGCGGCCCAGCCGCAGCTCCTGGCGGCGCCAGCGTGTGCCCGCCAGGCTGGAGTCGGGCAACAGGGACAGGCCGGAATCCCGCAGCCAGGGACTGGTGAACGCGTCCAGCGCGCCCGCCGGCCGTATCACGTGCAACTGCTCGGGCGTGGGTGGCGTGGCGCCCGTGCGCAGCAGCAGGTCGGCCCAGAGCTCGGGACGGGTCAAGCCCAGCCGCGCGCCCAGACTCCAGCGCCGCCGGTCATCGGCCGAGGCTCGGGCCGCCTCCGCGGAAGGCTCCAGCACCAGCCGGCCCCAGACCGTGGGACGGGTCCAGGCGGCCCGGAGTTCACCCTCGACCAGCCGGGAATCCTGGAGCCAGGAATCCACACTCAGGCGCTGACTCTCCAGTCCCAGCCGCCCCTTCAGCCCGCCGCCGGCCCAGAGCCGCTGCCCCAGCAGGGCTCCGCCCCGCAGGCGTTCGCGGTCGGCCCGGTACTGATCCAGGTTCCAGTCGCGCTTGTCCTGACGCTGCCAGAGGTCCAGGCCCAGCGAGGCCAGGTCGCCCCACTGGCGCGTGAGCCGGGTCCGCAGCAGGCTCTGCCGCAGGTGGCGGTTGTGGCCGTCGTGGTCGAGGATCTCGCTGGCGTCGCGCAGGATGCGCTGGTCCATCCGCAGCAGCCAGTCCGTCCCCAGCGGGCGGTCCCAGTTCCAAAGAAAGAGATTGCCGCGGAAGTGCGCGCCGGGCACGCGCTGGTGCGTGAAGGTCTGGCGCGAGGCGGCCAGCACGCGGCCGCCGAGCAGCGGGCGCGCGAACTCGCCCTCGGCGTGCACGTAACCCAGGAAGCCGTCCGCCCAGCTCACCCGGGTCAGCACGCTGTCGTCCCGGGCCCGCCGGGTCTCGAACTCCAGCCGTCCGCCGGCCCCGCCGCCCAGACGCTGCCAGGCCTCGCGCCGGGCCGGGTCGGTCAGCCCCGGCAGCAGCAGGTTCAGGTCGGTGACGCCGGTCAGCCGGCTGCCCAGCTCCAGCCCGTCCAGTTGGATGCCCGAATGGCGGGCCTGCAGGCCGTCCAGGGCCAGCTCCTGCCGCTGGCCCACTTCGGCCTGGTCGAACAGCGGACCCGCCACCAGCGGGAGCAACTCCTCCGCCAGATCCTCCACCGGACGGTCGGGCCGTTCGGGCAGACGGGGCAGGGGTCGTGGATCAGGGGAGGAATAGGTCGCGGGGGTGGGCCAGACGGCCGTCCGCCGCCAGAAGCGGCGCCACAGACCCAGGGTGTCGGCGGCGGCGGCCAGACTGTCGGCCGGGCGGGCCAGGCTGTCGGGCCGGCTGCGCAGACTGTCCGTCAGCTGGAGGCTGTCCGGAAGCAGTGAGAACGGGGCGTTCAGGCTGTCCGCAGCCAGACTGTCGGGACGAGCCAGCTCGGTCAAGCCGAAGGGCGCCGGGGGCTGGGCGCCGGCGGACCCCAACAGGAGCGCGGACAGGAGAACCCCCAGTCCCCATCCGGAACCGGTTGCTCTCCTGTCCGCGCTGCTCATGGGCAGGTTCCTCACTGGCTGCTCCCGGCCCGCTCCCCGGCCAGCCGGAGCGCTACCCTGCTTCGCAAGGCGCCGCGGCGGCCGCGCATCCGCCGGACTCGCGGGTTCCGTGGGGACCTTCGTCGCGCCGGATCCCGGGCCGACCCAGAGCGCCGGCTCGGGATCCAGGGGAAACTGGGTTCAGCTCACGCGCTCGCGCAGGCGGGCGGCCTTGCCGCTGCGGGCCCGCAGGAAGTAGAGGCGGCCGCGGCGCACGCGGGCGGACCGCTTCACCACCAGCTTCTCGACCTTGGGGCTGTGCAGGGGAAAGATGCGCTCCACGCCGAAACCCTTGAGGGCCTTGCGCACGGTGTAGGTCGCCGTGGCGCTGTTGCCGCCATGGCGCGCGATCACGACACCCGTGTAGACCTGGATGCGCTCCTTGCTTCCCTCGATGATGCGGACATGCACGTCCACGTTGTCGCCCACGGCGAACTCGGGCAGGTCGGTGCGCAGTTCGGGCACGTATTGGCTCTTCAGCAGGCTCATGATCGCCTCCTCTATCCTTCGTCTGGCATTTTTCGTTTCCACAGGTCCGGCCGCTTGCGGCGCGTGCGTTCTTGCCGCTGCTCCAGCCGCCAGGCCTCGATGCGGGCGTGGTGCCCCGAGAGCAGCACGTCCGGCACCTCCCGTCCCCGGACCGACGCCGGGCGCGTGTAGACCGGCGCGTCCAGCAGTCCATCCTCGAGCGAATCCGTCTCCGCCGATTCGGCGCTGCCGATGGCCCCGGGCAGCAGCCGCACCAGCGCGTCCACCAGCACCATGGCCGGCAGTTCCCCGCCGCTGAGCACGTAGTCGCCAATGCTCAGCTCCAGATCCACGCAGCCTTCCACAAAGCGCTCATCCACGCCCTTGTAGTGGCCGCAGATCACCACCAGATGCTCCAACTCGACGGAGAGCCGTCGGGCCAGGGCCTGATCCAGCAACTGCCCCTGCGGGCTGGTGAGCACCACCAGCGGCTTGGGCGCCCCGGGCCGATGGGCCCGCGCGCGGGCCAGCAGCTCGTCGTGGCAGAGAAAGAGCGGCTCGGCCTTCATCACCAAGCCGGCCCCGCCGCCGAACATCTCGTCATCGGCCTTGCGGTGCTTGTCGCGTGTCCACTCCCGCAGGTCGTGCAGGCGGATGTCCACCACTCCGGCCTGGCGAGCCCGCTTGACGATGGACTCGTCCAGGGGGCCCTCGAACATCTCCGGGAAGAGGGTGACGATGTCGATGATCATCTCGCTCATCCCGTCAGTCCTGTCATCCTGACAGGGGCTTGGGCGCCTTGTTTGCCACCTTTCTGCTGGCGCCAGAAAGGTGGCACGGCCGGTTAGGCGCCAAAGAGGCGCTCTTCTCATCGGCCGTAACTAGGCGGCCTCGCGGCCGCCGTCGGACAGACGGCCGAGCGGTGCCATTCCTGGTGCCATGTAGGTGGTTCGCGCTACGCGCTTCACCTATTCTCTGGTTCAGCGCTGCGCGCTTCACCTCGGACCGGTTCAGCCACGGCGGTCAGCCTTCGGCTTCACCTGTTGGCGGGGCCAGCATCTCTTCGGGCAGCAGGCCGTCGGGGACTTCCAGTTCCAGCCAGCCGGCCTGCACGTCCAGGCGCGGCACGAAGCGGCGCTGGAAGGGCACCAGGGCTTCGAGGCCCCGGGCGTGGATCTCCAGCATGGGTCCCGCCGGCAGCTCCAGCACTTCCTCCACGCGCCCCACCACGCGGCCGTCGGTCAGCCGGGCCTCCAGGCCGATCAAGTCGACCAGGAAGACCTCGTCCTCGGCCAGGGGCGGCAGATCCCGCCGGGGCATCTGCAGGGCGCGGGCGCAGAGCGCCTCAGCCAGGGTCCGCGAGTGGACGCCCTCAAAGAGCAGGGAAAGCCGATTGCCCAGCAGGCGGCCCTCCTCCAAGCGCAAGGTCCGCCAGCCCTCCGCGGCGCGGATGCGAAACTCCCGCAACTGCAGCAGGCGCTCCGGATCATCGCTGTAGGGCGTCACCCAGACCTGGCCACGCAGGCCGCGGGGCCGGGAAACCCAGCCGATGTCCACGTACTCCTGCATGCGGCCCCAGGCCTACTCGGCGCTCTCGTCGGCCGGCGCGGCTTCCGCGGCTTCCGCGGCGGCCGCAGCCTTCTCCTCGGCGGCCTTCTCCTCGGCCGCCTTGCGGGCCGCCTCGGCCTGGGCCTTGCGCGTGGCTTCCTCGGCGCGGCGCCGGGCGTCGATGGCCGCCTTGTCCTTGGCGCCCTTGCGCTCCAGGTGCTCGGCCACCTTGGCGGTCACCTGCTCCTCGGTGGCCCCCCGCTTGCCCAGGTCGTGGGCCAGCAGCACGCCGGCGCGGGAGAGCAGGCTGCGCACGGTCTCCGTCGGAACGGCTCCGTTGCCCAGCCACTTCAACGCCGTGGCCTGGTCCACCTCGAGGGAGGCGGGATTGGTGAGCGGATTGTAGGTGCCCACCGCCTCGATGTACTGGCCATCGCGCCGGGAGCGGGAATCCACCGCGACGATGCGGTAGAAGGGGCGCTTCTTGCGGCCCATGCGGGTCAAACGCAGCTTGACTGCCACTGCAGCCTCCTTAGGAACCTATCGTTTCTTCTTGCCTGCCTTCTTCTGGGCACGCTTGACGGAAAAGCCCGCGGACACCGGATTCAGCACCGGCTGGGGACGGTCGTTGTCCGGTCCGGATCCTCTGCGCCCACCGGGAGCGCCAAACATGCCCATGCCGCCCAGTTGCTTCATCATGCCCTTCATCTGGTCATACTGATGCAGCAAGAGGCCGACGTCGTTCTCCTTGACCCCGGAGCCGCGCGCGATGCGCGCCTTGCGGCTGCCGTTGATGAGAGCCGGCTG is a window encoding:
- a CDS encoding molybdopterin-dependent oxidoreductase; translated protein: MNRRDFIRISGAGVAGAAALGALTTNWYGLYRDPVEDPHTDGDRVVPTFCELCFWKCGVLAHVKDGRVTKLKGNPKHPLSRGRLCPRGAGGTGLLYDPDRLKTPLRRVKARGGDTFEPISWDEALDETAHHFNKIKAEHGPGALGLFYHGYGANWLKHLFKAYGCPNIAAPSYAQCRGPRDVGFSLTYGSGVESPEVTDIENTRCLVLIGSHLGENMHNTQVQDFATAIRNRADIIVVDPRFSVAASKARHWLPIRPGSDLALLLAWMNVIIGEKLYDADYLARYALGLEQLTAHVAPFSPEWAFPRTGIEPQVIRATARLMAGAAPATLVHPGRHVTWYGDDTQRSRAIALLNALLGSWGRKGGFFIPSKIDLPAYPYEPYQHADGEPGPLDRPAPSLYPLADEVLAQGLCDATVPGLQGRNLKAWMVYGSNLPTTLPDPKRVYEAIQKLDFLVTVDVLPAEICGWSDIVLPESTYLERCDDLHNPPYREPYVAVRQEVVPPMYESKPGWWIAKELAPRLGVERFFPWKDSLEYAKQRVQAAGLSCDTLERDGVALAPRPALYFEEGAPADFPTESGKIELYSATLAGMGFDPMPLYTDHGDPPAGYFRLLFGRAPTHTFGRTTNNRLLSATFKENEVWVNAEAAARWGLKPGDRVKLQNQDGVLSTFSAPVKLTQRIRPDTVYIVHGYGRKAKGLRFVHGKGIDSAELVSQYKTDPIMGGTGMNVNFVTLVPVDATVGATGGDA
- a CDS encoding 4Fe-4S dicluster domain-containing protein, which translates into the protein MRLTRMAMAVDTRTCVGCAACVIGCKTENDVAEGYVRDWIVTDCTGTFPELAMSVRSERCNHCDNAPCVRACPTGSSHFADDGSVQINSDKCSGCKACITACPYDARFVDPRSGTVDKCTFCAHRRAAGLETTSCQEICPTSSIIFGDLADPGSAISRLLATREWYVLSPDAGTRPQHFFLK
- the nrfD gene encoding NrfD/PsrC family molybdoenzyme membrane anchor subunit; the encoded protein is MLEHTTTRVNEMIDPVLTAWHGEVALYLFLGGITAGIMILTGALRLWKPDDQPSLALRLLPWASLALISVGMLCLFIDLANHWNAWRFYLILRPQTPMSWGAWILLLVYPVAAHYAWAETPEAWREEVLRRVPLKLLRDWGDWSVRSRRFFGKLSIVAGSLLGVYTGILLGAFSARPFWNSALLGPLFLVSGVSTGAAFILLFKLKREEREWFGLIDMLLIVSELGILALWMIGLAVGGEAGLQALQLILGGPWTAVFWTLVVALGLLVPLAAEYIEHRHGLAPGRAAAVLVLIGGFTLRYVMVHAGQESHWVSQLTALLH
- a CDS encoding YeeE/YedE thiosulfate transporter family protein; its protein translation is MNPKPYWNPYLAGALLGLALLAAFVVAGQGLGASAFPKRVLAGACDVVAPDWTSGSEAFGKYVKAGSPYRDWLMVEVVGVILGGFIGAVSAGRFKSETVRSPRISVRTRWFFAVAGGILMGFAAGLGRGCTSGQALSGGASLAAGSWVYMLMVFAGGYALARLMRRQWT
- a CDS encoding YeeE/YedE thiosulfate transporter family protein translates to MMLPLVPQNAFGLEGGLLTALVIGFVFGFALERAGFGNARKLAAQFYLYDMTVFKVMFTAIITAMSGLFALAAWGVVDLSLVWINPTFLGPQLVGGFLLGAGFLVSGLCPGTGFVSLASGKTDALFAILGVFLGTLLFALALETVPAFNAFYTAPGSGTVLLHDLLHVPAPWLALGVVLMALGCFVGAEKLERIFERKLDADPASGRERSRVDDRRGKYILAGSLAVLCIAAGLTGGAPAPAPALAAVPPSLEAGALAEALIRREAGWLLLDLRTAAERELIKLPGAQPVEKVGETPTALQDAPEGTRVLLIGSAGLEPGVPAGWPAGRDYLWLSGGAEAWQAQVLTPAPAGGATLEDRELVARQNQIAAYFSGAEVAVSAAAPPPPPAGGGGAKKKKAGGGC
- the rplS gene encoding 50S ribosomal protein L19 translates to MSLLKSQYVPELRTDLPEFAVGDNVDVHVRIIEGSKERIQVYTGVVIARHGGNSATATYTVRKALKGFGVERIFPLHSPKVEKLVVKRSARVRRGRLYFLRARSGKAARLRERVS
- the trmD gene encoding tRNA (guanosine(37)-N1)-methyltransferase TrmD → MIIDIVTLFPEMFEGPLDESIVKRARQAGVVDIRLHDLREWTRDKHRKADDEMFGGGAGLVMKAEPLFLCHDELLARARAHRPGAPKPLVVLTSPQGQLLDQALARRLSVELEHLVVICGHYKGVDERFVEGCVDLELSIGDYVLSGGELPAMVLVDALVRLLPGAIGSAESAETDSLEDGLLDAPVYTRPASVRGREVPDVLLSGHHARIEAWRLEQRQERTRRKRPDLWKRKMPDEG
- the rimM gene encoding ribosome maturation factor RimM (Essential for efficient processing of 16S rRNA) is translated as MQEYVDIGWVSRPRGLRGQVWVTPYSDDPERLLQLREFRIRAAEGWRTLRLEEGRLLGNRLSLLFEGVHSRTLAEALCARALQMPRRDLPPLAEDEVFLVDLIGLEARLTDGRVVGRVEEVLELPAGPMLEIHARGLEALVPFQRRFVPRLDVQAGWLELEVPDGLLPEEMLAPPTGEAEG
- the rpsP gene encoding 30S ribosomal protein S16 — its product is MAVKLRLTRMGRKKRPFYRIVAVDSRSRRDGQYIEAVGTYNPLTNPASLEVDQATALKWLGNGAVPTETVRSLLSRAGVLLAHDLGKRGATEEQVTAKVAEHLERKGAKDKAAIDARRRAEEATRKAQAEAARKAAEEKAAEEKAAAAAEAAEAAPADESAE